From the genome of Spirochaeta lutea:
CTCATCTGCGTATCCAGCCTTGTCCGGGCCTTCCTTCCCGTATATGCCAAGCAGGTGTATCTCCTGGGGGACGATATGGTCCTGATGCTCAATCTGGCGGGCAGCCTGGGGGCGGTGGTGATGGGCCTTATCAACCGCAGGGTGATGGATCGGCTGGGGGCTAAGCCGATGGTAATGATTTTTACGGGAATACTGCTGCTCTCCCTGGGGCCGGTCATCCTGGTTCCCCGGATAGAGGGTATCCTGGGGCTCCTGCTGTTAGGGGGCAGCTTCTTTCTGTCCTTGATGGGTATTGCGGGAAGTGAAACCAGCAGCCAAGGTTATTTTTACGCCATTCTTCCCCGGAAGGGCGAGCTGGATTTGGGAATCTGGTACTATCTTATCATGGGTGTGGCGGGTTCCCTTGGATCGGCCTTGGGAGGAGTGCTCCTGGACGGGTTAAAAACAGTAATGCCTATTCAGAGTTCGTTCTCGGTCTTTTTCATCCTAGCCGGCTTGGGTATTTTATTGACGGTGGTTCTTCAGGTACGGATGGATCGGCTTAATGCCTCTAGTTTGCGTTCGGCTCTGTCGATGCTCTTCAGCCTTCGGGATTGGCGGGCTATAAGCATGATTCAGCGGCTGGAGGGTTCAAGGACCATTGATCAGGAACAGCAGGTGCTCCGGGATCTCCAGGGCTCATCCAGCTCGCTTCCCGTAGAAGAGGTGTTAGAGCGGCTTTCAAGCCCCCTCTTCCGGATCCGCAGGCAGGCCCTCACAGCCCTGTACTACCTCCCCTACTCCCGGCAGGTACAAGACGCCTTGTTGGAACAGATCCGCTGCCATCAGTTTGCCACGGCCTACCACGCCGCCAGGATTGTGGGCCAGCGGGGAAGCAAGGAGGCTATACCCGTATTGAGGGAGGCGGTTACCAGTAACGATTACCTCTTGGCAGCCAACAGCATGCTCGCTCTGGCCGATCTTGGCGACCACGCCTCCCGCCCCCGGATTGAGGCCATGGTACTGAGCCACACCAATCCCATGATTCTGGTATACGGGGCTGCCGCCCTACGGGTATTTGATGCCTGGGAGAGTCTGCCCTTCCTCTATCAACTGGGTGAACAACCCGGGGTACCGGATTATGTTGTTCAAGAAGCGGCATTCTCCGCTGCAGGGATTCTCGGACTGGAGAATACAGTGTACCGGGCGTACCGTGAATACCAGCAGGACCCCGAGGAAGGCCTGGCCCTGGCCGGGGAGACCCTGGTAAAGAACCATGAACCCTACTGGACGGAGAAACTCCTCCATGCAACCCCCGGGGAACTCTTTCATGAGGCTGAAGCCCTTGGCATCATCCTCAGTGAAGAGGGGAGCCGCCCCGGTCACGAAACGACGGCAGAATCCCCGACCCAGACCCCCTGGGATCCGGAAGCCCTGGGGCAGGGCTTATCAGATCCTGGATCGGACCATGGAGGCCACGGACCGGCGCTATTGGAACAGGCCCGGCTATTAGCAGCCAGACCGGGGCTCATGGAATCGGCAGCCTTTGTGTTTTTATGCAAGAGTTTGATTCTCGCAGCAGCAGGGGAACTTCCCCCGGAATGGTATCAGGAGTAGGGCCATGGAGATTAGACGCGTGACTGGATTAGAACCCTTGGGTCCCTCGGGCTGGGTCCTGTCCATAGCCGGCCCCTTGGACTACATCCCCGGTCAGCACATCGGGGTGACCCTTCCCGGAGGCCCGGAACCCCGGCTCTACAGCATAATCCCGGTGGATCGGCCGGAACACTTCGGAATTCTATTTACCCCGGTACCCCAGGGAGAGCTCACCCCGGATTTGCTGAGCCTGAAACCGGGAGACAGAATCCTGACCACCGAGGTTCGGGGAAGCTTTTTTGACCCCCCGGGCCGGGTATGGTGGATCGGAGCGGGCACCGGTATCGCCCCATTTTATGCCATGAGCCGCCTAGGCAGAAACCGGTCCGGTGCTCAGCCCCCGGGGAAGGGAGATACGGTCTCGAAACAGCCCCCCGACGGGAATCAGCATACCGGGGACGGCTACAGGGCAGCCACGCCCAGGGACGGCTGGTTCGCTTCAGATCAATCTCGCAAAGCCGGGTACGGAACTGTCTCGGACAGTCCGGAGCGTCTCCTGCTGCATTCCGCCCGGCAGGAGCAGGACCTGTATTTTCGGGACTACTTTACCAATGCGCCGGGAATACGGTATTGTCCCTTCTCTACCAGGGAACGGCCGGGCCCTGGGGTCCGGCATCAGCGGATCACCACATGGATTGATCAGACCGAGGACGAGGTGTTCCAGAGGGTGGACGCGGTGTTACTCTGCGGATCCACCCAGATGATTCTGGATCTGCGGGAGCTGCTCATGGCCAAGGGGCTGGCCTACGATCGGATTTTTTCAGAGATCTACTTTTAGAACCGGGCGGTTCAGCCCATTGGGAAGCCGGACCGGAATACTATCCGGGGCATGGGAATCACCCTGGGAAAGGATCCTCGGAAGGAAGGACACGCATATGAATACTCAAAAACCCTCACTATATGGCATGACATTGGATGAGCTTGAGGGGATTTTAACGCCTCTAGGACAGCCGGGTTTCCGGGCGGTCCAAGTTTTTGAATGGATGTACAGGCACCACGCCC
Proteins encoded in this window:
- a CDS encoding MFS transporter, with protein sequence MNPKRPYSRSQQRQGRSSFSWFQFINTLSFSFLAGNVLTLLLLRLGASNTLIGVVNSFVYLSFFFMPLGRMLVGKFGLVATFARAWGARYVVMIPVIFVPLLWQDSPGTAIPLIVAGYLGFQVFRGIGIVSFNPIMKALSHGKDQGTFLNRVQILVHLASISASLGVAFLIGREAPLWRYSISLGFGSLLGIWATLLFTRLPEPRDSEITQGPGLETGPGLKTGPGLESGPGPGTENRTDPRSGLVDALARQWKHRDFKRFIPAFSLLICVSSLVRAFLPVYAKQVYLLGDDMVLMLNLAGSLGAVVMGLINRRVMDRLGAKPMVMIFTGILLLSLGPVILVPRIEGILGLLLLGGSFFLSLMGIAGSETSSQGYFYAILPRKGELDLGIWYYLIMGVAGSLGSALGGVLLDGLKTVMPIQSSFSVFFILAGLGILLTVVLQVRMDRLNASSLRSALSMLFSLRDWRAISMIQRLEGSRTIDQEQQVLRDLQGSSSSLPVEEVLERLSSPLFRIRRQALTALYYLPYSRQVQDALLEQIRCHQFATAYHAARIVGQRGSKEAIPVLREAVTSNDYLLAANSMLALADLGDHASRPRIEAMVLSHTNPMILVYGAAALRVFDAWESLPFLYQLGEQPGVPDYVVQEAAFSAAGILGLENTVYRAYREYQQDPEEGLALAGETLVKNHEPYWTEKLLHATPGELFHEAEALGIILSEEGSRPGHETTAESPTQTPWDPEALGQGLSDPGSDHGGHGPALLEQARLLAARPGLMESAAFVFLCKSLILAAAGELPPEWYQE
- a CDS encoding ferredoxin reductase domain-containing protein, producing MEIRRVTGLEPLGPSGWVLSIAGPLDYIPGQHIGVTLPGGPEPRLYSIIPVDRPEHFGILFTPVPQGELTPDLLSLKPGDRILTTEVRGSFFDPPGRVWWIGAGTGIAPFYAMSRLGRNRSGAQPPGKGDTVSKQPPDGNQHTGDGYRAATPRDGWFASDQSRKAGYGTVSDSPERLLLHSARQEQDLYFRDYFTNAPGIRYCPFSTRERPGPGVRHQRITTWIDQTEDEVFQRVDAVLLCGSTQMILDLRELLMAKGLAYDRIFSEIYF